The nucleotide sequence AAGCAACAACTGCTGAAAAACTCGCCACCATCCAGCAGGGGTACACCCTGCAAGGTGCCACCATCGAGCTGGGTGCCGCGATCGTGGACGGTGAAGTCTACAAGGAAGCCCAGGTCCGCCTGCCCCTCGCCATGATGAACCGCCACGGCCTTGTGGCAGGCGCCACCGGCACCGGCAAGACGGTGACGCTGCACATGATCGCCGAACAACTCTCGACGGCGGGCGTCCCGGTTTTCCTCGCGGACATCAAGGGTGATCTGTCCGGATTGGCGACGCCGGCCACCGGCAGTGAAAAGCTGACGGCACGTACGTCCTCGCTCGGCCAGGACTGGCAGGCCAAAAACTTCCCGGTCGAGTTCCTTTCGCTCGGCGGAGACGGCAACGGCATTCCGGTCCGGGCCACCATTACCTCGTTCGGGCCCATCCTGCTTTCCCGCATCATGGACCTCAACGACACCCAGGAGTCCAGCCTCCAGCTGATCTTCCACTTCGCGGACCAGAAGAACCTTGAACTGATCGACCTCAAGGACCTCCGCGCCGTGATCCAGTTCCTGACCTCGGACGAAGGAAAGGCCGAACTCGCCGAACTGGGCGGGTTGTCGAAGGCCACCGCCGGTGTCATCCTCCGCGAGCTGGTCGGCTTGGAAGCGCAGGGCATGGAGAAGTTCTTCGGCGAACCCGAGTTCGACACCGCCGAACTGCTCCGCACAGCACCGGACGGCCGCGGTGTCATCAGCTGCCTGGAACTGCCCACGCTCCAGACCAAGCCCCTCCTGTTTTCCACGTTCCTCATGTGGCTCTTGGCGGACCTGTTCGAGGACCTCCCCGAAGCCGGAGACCTCGACAAACCCAAGCTCGTGTTCTTCCTGGACGAGGCCCACCTGCTGTTCAACGACGCCTCCAAAGCCTTCCTCGACGCCATCACCACCACCGTGCGGCTGATCCGTTCCAAGGGCGTGGGTATCTTCTTCGTCACCCAGACCCCCAAGGATGTCCCGGCCGATGTCCTGGGCCAGCTGGCCAACCGCGTGCAGCACGCCCTGCGCGCCTTCACCCCCGAGGACGCCAAAGCCTTGAAGGCCACCGTGTCCACCTTCCCTGTCAGTGACTACGATCTCGAAGAGACCCTGACGTCAGCCGGCATTGGCGAGGCCGTCATCACCGTCATGAACGAAAAGGGCGCCCCCACGCCTGTGGCGCTGACCCGGCTCCGTGCCCCCGAGTCGGTCATGGGCCCCAGCGCCGACGATCTCATCAAGAGCACCGTCGCCGCGTCCCCGCTCCTGGCGAAGTACGGGACAGCCGTAGACAACCTCTCGGCCTACGAGAAACTCAATGGCCGGGCAGCCGCACCGACAGGCGATGCCGCACCGGGGCTGCCGCCCGTGCCATCTTCCGGCACGCCCGTTGGAACATCCCAAGCGGACATAGACGCCGAAGCCCGCCGCATCGAGGAAGAGATCCTGGGACGGCCCAGTTCACGGCCGTCCACTTCAACCACCGACTCCTACCCGGCGCCACCCGCTCCCCAGCCTGTCCCCCAGCAAGCACCACCACAGGACAGCGGCATGTTCGGCGACATCGCCGGAGCCCTTGGCGGCGCACTGGGCGGTGGCCTCAAGAGCATGGTCCGATCCATGGGAACGCAGCTGGGCCGGGACCTCATGCGCGGAGTTTTTGGCACGTCCTCACGTCGCCGGCGCTAGCTTCGCCAGCCTGGTTGAACCACGACGCCGGGTGGCAGCGACGCCTGCTGCCGCCCGCCGTCGGGCTTCTCCAGACGGCTGATAAAACGTCATAACGGGTACCTCCTGCACGGCGTGGGCTGTTGCGGCAGGTAACGTAAAGGGCGTGCAGTTGAGTCAAGCGTTCGTCAAGACCGCAGCCGGATGGCTGCTCGGTCTGATGCTTGCTGTCGTCGGCGCGATCGTCTGCATCAACCTGGTGGGCTCTTCCGTGGCCAGTCCGCAGCAGCCCGTCAAGGAGTATCTGCAGGCGCTCCAGGACGGCAAAGGCGAAGAAGCCCTGGGCCTCCTGCGGGCCAAAGTGCCCAGCGCCAACGCGGCCATGCTCGACGGCACGGCCCTCCAAACCGCCGCTTCCAAGCTTTCGGACGTCCATGTGGGGAATCCCGAATCCCGCAGTGCAAACCGGGTAGCCGTTCCCGTGGACTACACCTTGGACGGCAGCCGGCTCCACACGGAATTCCTCATGGAACGAACCGGTACGCAGTGGCTGTTCTTCGGGAAGTGGGCGTTCGTGCCCA is from Paenarthrobacter nicotinovorans and encodes:
- a CDS encoding helicase HerA-like domain-containing protein, whose protein sequence is MRMANEPKATTAEKLATIQQGYTLQGATIELGAAIVDGEVYKEAQVRLPLAMMNRHGLVAGATGTGKTVTLHMIAEQLSTAGVPVFLADIKGDLSGLATPATGSEKLTARTSSLGQDWQAKNFPVEFLSLGGDGNGIPVRATITSFGPILLSRIMDLNDTQESSLQLIFHFADQKNLELIDLKDLRAVIQFLTSDEGKAELAELGGLSKATAGVILRELVGLEAQGMEKFFGEPEFDTAELLRTAPDGRGVISCLELPTLQTKPLLFSTFLMWLLADLFEDLPEAGDLDKPKLVFFLDEAHLLFNDASKAFLDAITTTVRLIRSKGVGIFFVTQTPKDVPADVLGQLANRVQHALRAFTPEDAKALKATVSTFPVSDYDLEETLTSAGIGEAVITVMNEKGAPTPVALTRLRAPESVMGPSADDLIKSTVAASPLLAKYGTAVDNLSAYEKLNGRAAAPTGDAAPGLPPVPSSGTPVGTSQADIDAEARRIEEEILGRPSSRPSTSTTDSYPAPPAPQPVPQQAPPQDSGMFGDIAGALGGALGGGLKSMVRSMGTQLGRDLMRGVFGTSSRRRR